One Triticum dicoccoides isolate Atlit2015 ecotype Zavitan chromosome 3B, WEW_v2.0, whole genome shotgun sequence genomic window, tgccatcattcgcaatctgaaaaaaatctgatgtagtcaACGAGGCTGAAACATTTGCCTCTAACGgtcctggtttttagcgggccacaattgggccggcctgcacctttcttgggcccgaatggccattggggccttcgcactttgcgccaggcccacaacttactccggcctatattcggcccaaattttagttgggccttttgtggacccagcgcttagtttggcccatgtagtgttgggccattaacaggctgaatattctggTGGCCTGTTATGGCCCaaaagaaaccatgggcctttagcaggccgaaattcaTGTTGggactcaattttcactagtcgtcggcgggccttcagcaggctgaaaggcaGACCGGGCCTTTTTTGGGCCAGTTATATGACGGGCGTTACCAGGCCGAAATATTTCGGTCCtaggttggcccactgatatcatgggcctttaagaggccgaaagcttagtacaggcatcaacgggccgaattatatgacaggcctttaacaggcccaaagtcatgttgggttgaactgttgccacctttatcacgggccgttagtgggccggaTGTAGCGTCGGACCAtagatggcccatgggcagcacgggccattcccaggccgaaagacacaccgggctgaaatgggcccatgtctacatcaggcctctaacaggccgaaagtcactgagctgtaattgggcccaaatatttggcgaacaattaatgggccagatctagctttgggccgtaaatgggccttattAAACAGGTCGTATGGGCTGGCCCACTaatacctgagtaagtactacgggcctttgattgggccggcgtttttaacctatatgggcctttattgggccatgtcacgtgtcgacgtatcataggcgcctcgtgtccaatgaatggatgacatctgtcccaacggtgagccaacacatgtttcctccggccaatgacaattttacacgtggaaaatcctcattggtccgggctgttaacgggttatcaaatccaaaatcggacccgatagcttaacggcgacccgttacagtggatgccacgtgtcggtcacccttgacaaaagcacttccatgacgcacgatttatcatcatgaaagtggacacttccgtgatgataattttggtaatgtcatggaacacttctacgagagcacaggtatgactattttgattctgttataaaattgtcatggatgtacaggcatgacagaaaacgtgacctactgtgacaaacacgtatcatcacggaagtgtcttttttttgtagtgataactaCATCAGTTACTGGTAATGGCAGCTATAACTACACTTGAAGTCTTGATATTAAGCTACTTGACCATTGCAGCTCCCACGTCGCCCCTACACATCCTCTGTCCGACTGATGATGGTTAGGCTGACTGAAGGGAAGACGTCCGAATGCGCCTGTGGTCCAGGGAGCTTCCACTGATGGTGTGGACCCCAGGTGGACCTTAGATGCAGGTCCTTGACCGTACCAGTAGTAGGTAACCCCATCAACGACAGTGGCGAAGCATTTTGGGTGGTAGTGGCGGTGCCTCCGAAGTCGCCCGAGTGCGTCCCCGGAGGCGGTTAAGGTTCGACATTTTCTCATATGTTCTCCTCTGAAATCCTATATATCTAAATAGTTGAACCCCACTAGTTCTATTTCTCTTGACATATAACTATGCCAACTAACGATGTTACCACGAATAGGAAAAGAGCCACCTTATCTCGACATGCAATAGTGCCAACTCACCATGCTATGCCATGCCATGCATCGAAAAGACAAATGTTCTACAGGTGTATACAATAATTAAGTATTTTATTTTAATTTCAATTCTCAAACAATGTTTTATACAATTAAATCTAGTTGAAATACTGCAACTAATTCTAGCAGTAACGCCCAAGGTATCATCTCTAGTTTTCTAAGTAAGCAATCCCATTTAAATGCACAGACAAGTCATCCATATCTCAAACGCATGAAATCTTCCACTTTTCACCACATGCAAGCCATCTACATCATCTAGTATGCAGGCCCTCTGCATCATCAATTTATAGCAACAAACAATTGAACTGGAATATCACAAGGCAATATGACAAAAAATATGATGCGGTATTATTCTCATATATTTCAATTTTATTTTCGGTAGTTTTGTCGCTATAAATTTCTGTAGCAACGCATGGGGTCTATTGTACGAACATGAGGACAGCAGTATCTTGCACCCGTCCTCACTACCATCGTCAGATGACtaggtgcctcacaaaccacagatAGTGTGGTAGAGTGTTCGGCATCTAAAAAAAAAGTATTCAACATCAACGAGTAACCAAACACAAAATTGACAATGCACAGTGGCAGCAGATATTACTTACACAGTACGAGATATGTCTAACAGCGGCAGCAACTAATGTTCGGTTATTTCGTACGCGATAGTGCATATGTGCATTCTGTCGCCATTATTTTTCAATGGCAGTTTCCTCTCAGCGACAATGTGCATATGGTGGTAGAGCTCCTAATGAAAGGTTAAGAAGAGTTTGCAGGCCTAACTCATTTTGGCAGGAGACTACTGTCTATACTAACATTCCTGAGATATAACAGCTTGAACCAACAAAAAACACTTGATCATGTCATCCTGAACCCAGACACTCTGCAACATCTGCCAAATGTTCATGTCCAACTAACATTAGTCAATTATTCTAAAAAAACTAACATTAGTCATTCCTGTATTATATAACTGCATGAAATGAACGAAGCCGTCACTATACACATAGATCGAATTTCCAATCAATAGCAAACAGAAGGTCAATTGACCACACAAATTCCATAGAACTTGATTCCAGCGGAAAAGAATAAGAGACAAGTTAATCAAACCTACTAATTTCTATTTGAACAGGAGAATTATATTCACTTATACCAGAGGCTAGGCTTGGCTTGGTAAACCCCGACAAGACAGCGCGCATCAAACTGGCAGGTATTAAAAGCAAGCACCAGGAAGAAATGAACAGTAAGGGGGCAAAAATGCAATCCGCTTGTAAAAATTGAAATTGAAATGTCTCAGAAGAAATCTCACATTAAGGCAAGATAGAGACAATACTACCAAGTGGTCAGTTCTCATAACTTGTCATGATATCACCTTGACTTATGATATTACTGAACAGATCTTTCAAAAGGATGCCTACAAAGACCAACAATGGCAGCTACACAAATAACAAGTGTTCTGGGTGCCAGTTTGATGCCTTGAGCATATTACTAATCACATAGTTCATATTAGACCATGATGGTAGTTAAATAAACTCCACAAGATTCCACCACAATGCTGGTTGGTATAGAAGATTTCAGGCTGTCATAACTGTAAGAGAACAATCTTATCTAATACCACTGTGTATTTGCTGGACATGTATACAGAAAaaggaaatcagaattaccaatccAGCAATTGAGCATACCTCTTCAGGGATTTATCTAGTGAATATTGGGCAAGAGAAAATAATCATCTATGAACCCTAGGTTATACTCCGTCCAAAATAATCATGTGATACATGTCATTTATCCCTGAACTTTGCTGTAACATGACCAACATGCCCTTGTTTGCCTGTTTCAGCTTTGGACACAAATTCCTGAAGAGATGTGTAAATTTACAAAGAGAACAAGATCACTAGCCAATCTATTAATACAGTGCAAGAAACACTGCAAATATATAAGAAATAACTTGCTTAAGTAAAGCACTCCAAAAGAAATATGACTCATGCAAAAAAATCATATAGAACACGCCATCATTCTGAGAACAACATATCATAGAGATAGTAGGTACTTCTAAAGATGTGCCAAAAGTAACACAGATGATTTTCGGCATAATTGGTAAACAGGCTACAACCAGTTGAGAACACTGATCTTGCGGACAGAACAAAAAAGAGGCTCCAAGGTCCTGATGCCTTGCCCCAACACCGAGAAGAGACAGTAGCGAATCCAAGGAACAGATAAGTAATCCACCCACAATGTAAATGGTAAGTTTGGTACCAGAAGACGACACAATTACCATAAACGATCAAAATACACATGATTGAGTTATCACTGAATCCTGAATGTCAAGGAACAGATGAAGTAATTCACCCACAATGTAAATGGTAAGTTTGGTAACAGCAGACAACAACAATTACCATAAACGATCAAAATGCAGGATTGACTAGCCATTGAATCCTGAATATCAAGGAACTTTGTCAGGACCTTCAGCGTGATGCAGGTCCAAAGAAGAGATCAGTTCTGGATGGTAGCTGGATGTTTTGATTCAGTAGGAGAACAAGGCAATGCTTTTCACAGAATATCCTTCTCTGGTTGTCATCATTCCTCATATGAAGGGATAAAATCTTTCATTCTCTGGTAACAGAAAAGTACTCCACGATGAATGGTGGTATGGTTGGAAGAGACCATTATACGTCCTCGGAAACAACCACTCCAGCCTGCGACTTTCCAAGCACAGACAAGCGAACCAACAAGTGGCGTCGAGCGGATGGAACATCTGTGATGTTGTGAAGTACACTATGCTACCCCGCATTGCCGCAATTTTCAGCCCATTCTGGGGTAAGTACCCAAGCTTCCGTCGAACTTGATCAGTCAGGTTGAATACCCTGCTGTTAGCCCATGCCCCAGCATCAAGGCCATCTTCTTGACGCAGCATGAAACCGATGTTGAATCCATTTGAATAAGCAATGCACATCTTATCGCCGTTAATTTGGCCAAGGATCGAGCTGCGAAAACCTTCCAGATTTAGAAGAGGGGGGATCATCTCAACAAACAATCGCGGGTTGTTTGGGTCGGGGTCCAAGACAACCACATACGCACGATTCTGATAAAGCCAGTAGATGAAATTACCCACTCGCATGCCGCTCTCAAGCACAAGATCAccttcgtcaccatcgtcatcttcgtcatcttcgtcaCCTTCCGGGTGGGGGTTGGGATGGTGCGGGACATCCAACCATGGGGAGAGGAACCAATCGCCGCCCATTCCCAAGAATGAGAAGAAGACCGCAGCCCGCAACCTGAACTCTCCATGGGCAGCAAGACAGAAGATGCCAAAGCTCGCGGGGTTTTCGTCATCGCAGATCAGGCCGGCGTAAAGGAGTTGACGATCGCCTTCGCGGTCGTAGTCGTCGTCCTCGAAGATGCGGGAGTCACTCAGATCAAAGAACCGCTCGCACCACCGTGCCAAGGGGTTTAGCAACAGGAGCAATACCTCATCCTCTTTGATGAGGAGAAGGTAGCCGCCACAGGCGTCGAGGAAGCTCCAGTTAGCTTCCGGGCCGTCGCGCGCCTGGAGGCTGGTGAGGAAAAAGTCACCGCTCAAGATGGCGGCCACGAGCTCCGGATCATTCCGGCGGGCGGGGGCGAAGGCGGGGATGCCGGGGACAGCCTGAAACGGCGTGTGGAAGAAGAGGCCGAGGAGGGGCGCCGGGTGGAGGTCGATGAATTGACGGCGGAAGGGGGGGAAGTTGGTCACCAGGTTGCGCCAGGCCAGGCAGGTGCAGGCGGCGCGGACGAGGTCCGAGAGGGAGGGAAGGCGGAGGAAGATATCGAGCAGCAGGTTTTCAGGGAGGTCGTCGATGGTGGCGACCGCCGCCGCCGGCTGGCCGTTGGCGGCCATAGATACGGCGGTTGGACGGGGATTCCCTCGCGTCCGCTGCCGAACCAACCAACTCAGTCTGATCTATAGAAGGAATTAGGAAAGAGAAAAATTCACTGTATGTCGCTAAACTTGAGCTGGGTGACAGTTTGGTACCACTAAAATACCTTAACTACGGTCCAAGTATTTGCGTACAGGGTTCACTTTGGTCCATTTGTACGATTCCGTGTACGtatttgctgacttggccga contains:
- the LOC119281199 gene encoding uncharacterized protein LOC119281199, which gives rise to MAANGQPAAAVATIDDLPENLLLDIFLRLPSLSDLVRAACTCLAWRNLVTNFPPFRRQFIDLHPAPLLGLFFHTPFQAVPGIPAFAPARRNDPELVAAILSGDFFLTSLQARDGPEANWSFLDACGGYLLLIKEDEVLLLLLNPLARWCERFFDLSDSRIFEDDDYDREGDRQLLYAGLICDDENPASFGIFCLAAHGEFRLRAAVFFSFLGMGGDWFLSPWLDVPHHPNPHPEGDEDDEDDDGDEGDLVLESGMRVGNFIYWLYQNRAYVVVLDPDPNNPRLFVEMIPPLLNLEGFRSSILGQINGDKMCIAYSNGFNIGFMLRQEDGLDAGAWANSRVFNLTDQVRRKLGYLPQNGLKIAAMRGSIVYFTTSQMFHPLDATCWFACLCLESRRLEWLFPRTYNGLFQPYHHSSWSTFLLPENERFYPFI